Proteins co-encoded in one Medicago truncatula cultivar Jemalong A17 chromosome 8, MtrunA17r5.0-ANR, whole genome shotgun sequence genomic window:
- the LOC25500620 gene encoding subtilisin-like protease SBT3, which yields MTNHISQCIVFSCITFLHLLFITIAQSDNYIIHMDKAAMPKVFTTHHTWYLSTLSSALENPQLTTSSNNLNSLFSSKLIYTYTHVMNGFSANLSPKEHESLKTSPGYISSIKDSHMKLDTTHSPQFLGLNPNKGAWHDSNFGNDVIVGLIDTGIWPESESFKDNLMSEIPSKWNGQCENSILFNSSLCNKKLIGAKFFNKGLQSKYPNITLGLNSTRDSHGHGTHTSSTAAGNRVDDASFFGYAPGTASGIASNSRVAMYKAIWDVGVLSSDVIAAIDAAISDGVDVLSLSFGINDVPLYDDPVAIATFAAMEKGVFVSTSAGNNGPALETLHNGTPWVITVAAGTMDREFQGTLTLGNGNTITGLSRYIGTFSSNNVPIVFMGLCDNVKELKKVKNKIVVCEDKDGASLFYQVDNLDEAKVLGAVFITNVTNIYFSENSFASIIVDPINGEVVKAYIKSYNSKNSTSKASMSFMKTVFGIKPAPSVSSYSSRGPSNSCPYILKPDITAPGTNILAAWPTNVPVMGLGTHKIFNKFNVISGTSMACPHVAGVAALLKGAHGDWSPAAIRSAIMTTSDIIDNTKEHIKDIGNDNKAATPFALGAGHVNPNRALDPGLIYDVGVQDYVNLLCALSYSQKNITAITRSSSNDCSEPSLDLNYPSFIAFFDNGNSSSRTTQEFHRTITNVGEGETVYVSSITQVEGFHVSVIPNKLVFNEKNEKLSYKLRIEVARTTKMKKVAFGYLTWMDTKHVVRSPIVVAILG from the coding sequence ATGACTAACCATATTTCTCAATGCATAGTGTTCTCTTGCATTACATTCCTTCACCTTCTTTTCATCACAATAGCTCAATCTGATAACTATATCATCCACATGGACAAAGCAGCCATGCCCAAAGTATTCACAACCCACCACACATGGTACCTATCAACTCTTTCCTCAGCATTAGAAAATCCACAACTCACAACATCAAGCAATAATCTCAACTCTCTATTTTCTTCCAAGTTAATTTACACCTACACACATGTCATGAATGGTTTTAGTGCTAATTTATCACCAAAAGAACATGAATCCCTCAAAACTTCACCAGGCTACATTTCATCCATAAAAGATTCACACATGAAACTCGACACAACACATTCACCTCAGTTCCTCGGCCTCAATCCCAACAAAGGCGCTTGGCATGATTCGAACTTTGGCAACGACGTAATTGTTGGTTTAATCGACACCGGAATTTGGCCCGAAAGCGAAAGCTTTAAAGATAATTTAATGTCCGAAATTCCTTCAAAATGGAATGGACAGTGTGAAAATAGCATTCTTTTCAATTCATCTCTTTGCAACAAGAAACTCATTGGTGCCAAATTCTTCAACAAAGGATTGCAATCCAAATATCCAAACATAACCTTAGGTTTAAACTCCACTCGTGATTCACATGGTCATGGGACTCACACTTCATCAACAGCAGCTGGAAACAGAGTTGATGATGCTTCATTTTTTGGTTATGCACCTGGAACAGCTTCAGGAATAGCTTCAAATTCACGTGTAGCTATGTATAAAGCAATATGGGATGTTGGAGTTTTATCATCTGATGTAATAGCCGCAATTGACGCGGCAATATCAGACGGTGTTGATGTTCTTTCACTATCATTTGGTATTAATGACGTGCCTTTGTATGACGATCCTGTTGCCATTGCAACATTTGCAGCTATGGAAAAAGGTGTTTTTGTTTCCACTTCAGCTGGTAATAATGGTCCTGCCCTTGAAACTCTTCACAATGGAACACCTTGGGTCATAACTGTGGCTGCTGGAACTATGGATAGAGAATTTCAAGGGACCCTTACACTTGGAAATGGTAACACAATCACGGGGTTGTCACGTTATATAGGAACATTTTCTTCCAATAacgttccaattgttttcatgggTTTATGTGACAATGTTAAGGAattgaaaaaagtgaaaaacaaGATTGTTGTGTGTGAAGACAAGGACGGAGCTAGCCTTTTTTATCAAGTCGATAATTTGGATGAAGCAAAAGTTCTTGGGGCTGTTTTTATTACAAATGTTACAAACATATACTTTTCAGAAAATAGTTTTGCATCCATCATTGTTGATCCAATCAATGGAGAAGTAGTCAAAGCTTACATCAAGAGTTATAACTCTAAAAACTCTACTTCAAAAGCAAGCATGTCTTTCATGAAAACAGTTTTTGGAATTAAACCAGCACCTAGTGTTTCTTCTTATAGTTCAAGAGGGCCTTCAAATAGTTGTCCATATATTTTGAAACCTGACATCACTGCTCCTGGTACAAATATCTTAGCTGCATGGCCCACAAATGTTCCTGTGATGGGTTTGGGGACTCATAAGATCTTCAACAAGTTCAATGTGATAAGTGGAACATCTATGGCATGTCCTCATGTTGCAGGTGTCGCGGCACTTTTGAAAGGAGCACACGGTGATTGGAGCCCTGCCGCGATTCGGTCGGCAATTATGACAACGTCGGACATAATTGATAATACTAAGGAACATATTAAAGACATTGGAAATGATAATAAAGCAGCAACTCCTTTTGCATTGGGAGCTGGTCATGTTAATCCAAATAGAGCACTTGACCCTGGTCTTATTTATGATGTTGGTGTACAAGATTATGTTAATCTTCTTTGTGCACTTAGCTACTCACAAAAAAACATCACTGCCATCACAAGATCTTCTTCGAATGATTGCTCTGAACCTTCTTTGGATCTTAACTACCCTTCTTTTATTGCATTCTTCGATAATGGGAATTCTTCTTCAAGGACAACCCAAGAATTTCATAGAACAATTACCAATGTTGGTGAGGGAGAAACAGTTTATGTTTCTAGCATTACTCAGGTTGAAGGGTTCCATGTCAGTGTTATCCCAAACAAGTTGGTATTCAATGAGAAGAATGAGAAACTAAGCTACAAGTTGAGGATTGAAGTGGCAAGAACGacaaaaatgaagaaagtgGCTTTTGGGTATCTAACTTGGATGGATACGAAGCATGTGGTTAGAAGTCCAATTGTGGTCGCAATACTCGGATAG